One region of Epilithonimonas zeae genomic DNA includes:
- a CDS encoding ANL family adenylate-forming protein, producing the protein MFFLIDQNFSLSYEEILTEVNTSDSYTDCYIYPDLKSFFLNWIFALVNEKNIALMDSDISEKEIQSNDLKINQLIKIENPKKFSSVEELINSIKNSQSEITLFTSGTTGFTRKFTHPLKNLIRKINVSDERKDDVWGFAFNPTHVAGVQVFFQAILNQNLLVNVFLAPKDFIIDSIKKYSITNLSSTPTFYRLLLPLKESFDSVKKITVGGEKSDAYLISEIEKAFTNARINNVYGSTETGPLFSSQNDEFFVPEKHIRLIKVVDDELYIHKDLFGKTTQLNLIDDFYATGDLIEWIDDEQRRFRFTSRKNELINVGGYKVNPYEVEDELTQHSNIRNVRVYGKANAVLGNIICCEIELHPNTELKEEEVRFFLNGKIQNFKIPRKITFVDKIELTRTGKKKIV; encoded by the coding sequence ATGTTTTTCTTAATAGATCAGAATTTTTCTTTGTCTTACGAGGAAATTCTGACAGAAGTCAACACTTCTGATTCATACACAGATTGCTACATTTACCCGGATTTGAAGTCTTTTTTTCTCAATTGGATTTTTGCATTGGTCAATGAGAAAAATATTGCGTTGATGGATTCTGATATTTCTGAAAAAGAGATCCAGTCAAACGATTTAAAGATTAATCAATTAATCAAAATCGAGAACCCGAAAAAATTCTCGTCAGTTGAAGAATTGATTAATTCGATTAAAAATTCTCAGTCAGAGATCACATTGTTTACTTCGGGAACGACTGGCTTTACAAGAAAATTCACGCATCCCTTAAAAAATCTGATCAGAAAGATTAACGTTTCTGATGAAAGAAAAGATGATGTTTGGGGGTTTGCATTTAATCCGACTCACGTTGCGGGTGTACAAGTTTTCTTTCAAGCAATATTGAATCAAAATCTTTTGGTTAATGTTTTTCTGGCACCAAAAGATTTTATAATTGATTCGATCAAAAAATACAGCATCACGAATCTTTCATCCACACCAACTTTTTATCGATTGCTTTTGCCATTGAAAGAATCTTTTGATTCAGTCAAGAAAATTACTGTTGGTGGCGAAAAATCTGATGCTTATTTGATTTCGGAAATAGAAAAAGCTTTTACTAATGCAAGAATCAACAATGTTTATGGTTCTACGGAAACAGGACCTTTGTTCTCTTCTCAGAATGATGAGTTTTTTGTTCCGGAAAAACACATTAGATTGATAAAAGTAGTTGATGATGAATTATATATTCATAAAGATTTATTTGGAAAAACAACACAACTAAATTTGATTGATGATTTCTATGCCACTGGCGATTTGATCGAGTGGATTGATGATGAGCAAAGGAGATTCCGATTCACATCCAGAAAAAATGAATTAATCAATGTCGGCGGTTACAAAGTGAATCCTTACGAAGTTGAAGATGAATTAACCCAACATTCCAATATCCGAAATGTAAGAGTTTATGGAAAAGCCAATGCTGTTTTAGGAAATATCATTTGTTGCGAAATCGAACTGCACCCAAATACCGAATTGAAGGAAGAAGAGGTGAGATTTTTCTTGAACGGAAAGATTCAAAATTTCAAAATTCCCAGGAAAATAACTTTTGTTGATAAAATAGAATTAACCAGAACCGGAAAAAAGAAAATAGTATGA
- a CDS encoding acyl carrier protein — MQEKLLTIINSIKKNKFEEPVLEITPEQTLRENLNFDSFDLAELTVKIEEEFGVDIFEDGLVNTINEIYTKLQCFS; from the coding sequence ATGCAAGAAAAATTATTGACAATTATCAACTCCATCAAAAAGAATAAATTCGAAGAACCCGTTCTGGAAATTACTCCGGAACAGACCCTTAGAGAAAATCTTAATTTCGATTCTTTTGATCTTGCTGAACTTACTGTAAAAATTGAAGAAGAATTCGGGGTTGACATCTTTGAAGATGGTTTGGTCAATACAATCAACGAAATCTATACAAAACTTCAATGTTTTTCTTAA
- a CDS encoding LytR/AlgR family response regulator transcription factor: MNKIKCIVVDDEPLAVSLLGSYVEKMPFLDLVFSTENPIEALEYIQKNEADLIFLDIQMPELTGINFMKIVGNKLKYILTTAYAEYAMEGYEHNVVDYLLKPISFGRFEKSALKAQERFAVSQDSLDSYFFVKSSGQQYKVNFSDILFIESIKDYVNIKTENQEYIVLETLKSLENQLPENFARVHKSFIINIDKIEKMDVKNVSINSEIEIPIGETYKSEFFLKIKK, translated from the coding sequence ATGAATAAAATTAAATGTATTGTTGTTGATGACGAGCCGCTCGCAGTTTCTTTGTTAGGAAGTTATGTGGAGAAAATGCCCTTTCTGGATTTAGTTTTTTCTACAGAAAATCCGATTGAAGCTTTAGAGTATATTCAGAAAAACGAAGCTGATTTGATTTTTTTGGATATTCAAATGCCGGAACTCACGGGAATCAATTTTATGAAAATCGTCGGCAATAAGCTGAAATATATTCTTACAACAGCTTACGCAGAATATGCTATGGAAGGCTACGAACATAATGTTGTTGATTATCTTCTAAAACCAATTTCTTTTGGACGTTTTGAAAAAAGTGCTTTGAAAGCGCAAGAACGTTTTGCTGTCAGTCAAGATTCGCTGGATTCTTATTTCTTTGTGAAATCTTCGGGACAGCAATATAAAGTCAATTTCAGTGACATTCTTTTTATAGAAAGTATCAAAGATTATGTCAATATCAAAACTGAAAATCAGGAATACATCGTTCTTGAGACTTTGAAATCTCTGGAAAATCAACTGCCTGAGAATTTTGCAAGAGTTCATAAATCTTTTATCATCAACATTGATAAAATCGAGAAAATGGATGTAAAAAATGTCTCTATAAATTCCGAAATCGAAATCCCAATCGGAGAAACTTACAAATCCGAATTCTTTTTGAAAATTAAAAAATAA
- a CDS encoding sensor histidine kinase, translated as MKKQQLLFLHIFYWCIYILGTFIFPYLVFGADADYFKITFAITSFICFYINYFFVIPKFFNIQNLSKTLLAFLLSVFCFVLIRYCVEEIFSPYFFGIRNYNEKTSLSFYFYDNIYYSSTTIFISTVFCLFKLMSDAEVEKRQLIEEKKNSELQALKTQINPHFIFNTLNNIYSLVYQKSDKSLPAIEELSQLLRYSTKDLERDFISLEKEIGYLESLIELEKLRIKNPELLIIEKKINFPNLNISPMLLVPFVENAFKHGDFSGKGFTLKISDENQKLHFHLYNFKKQRSKDSLSGIGIGNVKKRLEILYPKKHELNIIETETDFTVDLRIDLRNE; from the coding sequence ATGAAAAAACAACAGCTTTTATTTCTTCATATATTTTATTGGTGTATTTACATTCTCGGAACTTTTATATTTCCTTATTTAGTATTCGGAGCAGATGCCGATTATTTTAAAATAACCTTTGCTATTACAAGTTTTATATGTTTTTACATCAATTATTTCTTTGTAATTCCGAAGTTCTTCAATATTCAAAATCTCTCCAAAACACTGCTTGCTTTTCTTTTAAGTGTTTTTTGTTTTGTATTGATTCGCTATTGTGTGGAAGAGATTTTCTCGCCTTATTTTTTTGGGATCAGGAATTACAATGAGAAAACATCTTTGAGTTTTTATTTTTATGATAATATCTATTACAGCAGTACCACGATTTTTATAAGCACGGTTTTTTGTTTGTTTAAATTAATGTCTGATGCAGAAGTTGAAAAGAGACAATTGATAGAAGAAAAAAAGAATTCAGAGCTTCAGGCTTTGAAGACGCAAATCAATCCTCATTTTATCTTCAACACTTTGAATAATATTTACTCTTTAGTTTATCAGAAGTCAGATAAATCTTTACCTGCAATTGAAGAATTAAGCCAATTGCTGAGATACAGTACGAAAGATTTAGAAAGAGACTTTATTTCATTGGAAAAAGAAATAGGTTATCTTGAAAGTCTGATTGAGCTTGAAAAATTGAGGATTAAAAATCCGGAATTATTAATCATTGAGAAGAAAATCAATTTTCCGAATCTTAATATTTCGCCAATGCTTCTCGTTCCTTTTGTAGAGAATGCTTTCAAACACGGTGATTTTTCAGGAAAAGGATTTACTTTGAAAATTTCTGATGAGAATCAAAAACTTCATTTTCATCTTTATAATTTTAAAAAACAACGTTCCAAAGATTCACTTTCAGGAATTGGAATTGGGAATGTGAAAAAAAGACTGGAAATTCTTTATCCAAAAAAACACGAACTGAATATTATCGAAACTGAAACCGATTTTACCGTAGATTTAAGAATTGATTTGAGAAATGAATAA
- a CDS encoding TonB-dependent receptor domain-containing protein — protein sequence MKLKYLFIASLLSTATFAQNQKDSLKEIEQVNILVKKKLLERKADRLIFNVDASIASQGMDAGETLANVPMLKVDENLGTISITGKSNVNVMINGKMLNLSGTALLNYLKSIRSENISKIEVITTPPSKYEAQGNSGLINIILKKNPNLGFSGNISTGLTQRTYFNGTSNGTLNYQTEKLSLSLKTSYIDGAKRSNERYTILGESQNYSESTRKDMWQDLIPSINVSYKINKNSEVGMEYIFGHEKSGMDIFNTTRNISPDLKEKNLLTNTFHREKSPTHTFSTYYDMKLDSLGKKISFAGNFYKNNNDTEVNFSTLNLPENTIQDVKTLSKITPQIFSVQGDLELPFKFGTIETGLKFNQFRNSADLKYLDLKDSQYIIDDKKSSTFRYQEENYAVYASFAKNFGEHWETKAGIRYEHTFVKSTANQFDYGQWFPSAFVSYKEDKNVFSLSYSRRINRPSMSNLNPFRWYENPYSYSSGNPLLTPSYINNYELGYTYNNKFSTSVYYLRLTNAFGQIGYLNGISQNGDYQNYYNNNFYGANVSYTDTFFKFWEATISANASYQNSEVFNISAETSKGTSVSYSINNTFILNKSKTVSLFLNYDQSLPYKNVNSYFHNFSNLNSGIKFSLMEKQLQINATVTNIFAQRFRGDMYFRDNSQHFNNYWDGRSFRLSVNYTFGNKKKFSKKDIKFEEKDRAN from the coding sequence ATGAAACTAAAATATCTATTTATCGCCAGCTTACTTTCAACAGCAACTTTTGCTCAGAATCAAAAAGACAGTCTTAAAGAAATTGAACAGGTTAATATTCTTGTGAAGAAAAAATTATTGGAGAGAAAAGCTGACAGATTGATCTTCAATGTGGATGCATCAATCGCTTCACAAGGAATGGATGCCGGCGAAACGCTTGCCAATGTTCCAATGTTGAAAGTGGATGAGAATCTCGGAACCATTTCCATCACAGGAAAAAGTAACGTAAATGTGATGATAAACGGAAAAATGCTGAATCTTTCCGGAACTGCTCTTTTGAATTATCTGAAATCGATTCGTTCTGAAAACATTTCTAAAATTGAAGTGATTACAACACCGCCTTCCAAATATGAAGCACAGGGAAACAGTGGACTTATTAATATTATTCTAAAGAAAAATCCGAATCTAGGTTTTAGCGGAAATATCAGCACAGGTTTGACACAGAGGACCTATTTCAACGGAACAAGCAACGGAACTTTGAATTATCAAACCGAAAAGCTTAGTTTAAGTTTAAAAACAAGCTACATTGATGGGGCAAAACGCTCTAATGAAAGATATACTATACTTGGAGAATCCCAGAATTACAGTGAGTCTACACGAAAAGATATGTGGCAGGATTTGATTCCAAGCATTAATGTATCTTACAAAATCAATAAAAACTCAGAAGTTGGAATGGAATATATTTTCGGACATGAAAAATCAGGAATGGATATCTTTAACACAACAAGAAACATCAGTCCTGATTTGAAAGAAAAAAATCTTTTGACCAATACTTTTCACAGGGAAAAATCACCGACTCATACTTTCAGTACTTATTATGATATGAAGTTGGATTCGCTTGGGAAAAAAATAAGTTTTGCAGGTAATTTTTACAAAAATAATAACGATACCGAAGTTAATTTCTCGACTTTGAATCTTCCTGAAAATACAATTCAGGATGTGAAAACTTTGTCAAAAATCACACCTCAGATTTTCTCTGTTCAGGGCGACTTAGAATTGCCATTTAAATTTGGAACGATTGAAACAGGCCTTAAATTCAATCAATTCAGAAACTCTGCAGATTTGAAATACCTTGATTTAAAAGACAGTCAATATATCATCGACGACAAAAAAAGCAGCACCTTTAGATATCAAGAAGAAAATTATGCAGTTTACGCAAGTTTTGCTAAGAATTTTGGTGAACATTGGGAAACGAAAGCGGGAATCCGATATGAACATACGTTTGTAAAAAGCACTGCGAATCAATTCGATTACGGACAATGGTTTCCTTCGGCTTTTGTCTCTTACAAAGAGGATAAAAATGTGTTCAGTCTTTCGTATTCAAGAAGAATTAACCGACCAAGTATGAGCAACTTGAATCCGTTCCGCTGGTACGAAAATCCATATTCTTATTCATCAGGGAATCCTTTATTGACGCCTTCTTACATCAACAATTATGAATTAGGTTATACGTATAACAACAAGTTTTCGACAAGCGTTTATTATCTTAGATTGACTAATGCTTTTGGACAAATCGGTTACTTGAATGGTATTTCTCAAAATGGAGATTATCAGAATTACTATAACAATAATTTTTATGGAGCTAATGTTTCTTACACAGATACTTTCTTCAAATTCTGGGAAGCCACTATTTCTGCAAACGCATCTTATCAAAACTCAGAAGTTTTCAATATCAGTGCGGAAACATCCAAAGGAACTTCGGTAAGTTATTCTATCAACAATACATTCATTTTAAATAAATCAAAAACAGTTTCTCTATTCCTAAACTACGACCAAAGTTTACCTTACAAAAACGTGAATTCTTATTTCCATAATTTCTCCAATCTGAATTCCGGAATCAAGTTTTCTCTAATGGAAAAGCAACTTCAAATCAATGCAACGGTGACGAATATTTTTGCTCAGAGATTCCGTGGAGATATGTATTTCAGAGATAACAGTCAGCATTTCAATAATTATTGGGATGGAAGAAGTTTCCGTTTGAGCGTGAATTATACTTTCGGAAATAAGAAAAAATTCAGTAAGAAGGATATCAAATTTGAAGAAAAAGACAGAGCGAACTAA
- a CDS encoding outer membrane beta-barrel family protein, whose protein sequence is MKKSILFASALFSTLSFAQTQDTVKVQNIETVTVDGKKKIIERKVDRLVYNVQNSMVSEGSSGTEVLANTPLLKVDEEQGLLAIAGKSGVSVMVNDRMLNLSGAELMNYLKNLRSENISKIEVITTPPAKYEAQGNSGIINIILKKNQNLGWSGYTNTYYQQSTYGGFGGALGLNYQNEKLKSSVKFRGYDSEKRSVENYKIIGESSSISRDDRRDMNDGLGMNVSLDYSLSEKANVGLIYDLAKGHSNMDINSVSRYFTNDVNTLNTDTNSKHRSTSTSQMLNLYYDQKLGEHKLSFGANYYGNLPETNVNFVTTDLSDQSDQIVRNLSSVDYKIYSGQGDLTLNFKNIQLETGLKYSQFSNNSDIGYFNFTNNNYVIDPKRSNLFNYDEKNYAAYISASKDFGEKWSAKFGLRYEYAETKGFSPTTQSSSENNYGKLFPTAYISYKANDNNQFSINYSRRINRPYFRALDPFRWYSNPNSYYAGNPSLQPSFNHNFEFNYIFKSKFNASLYYERSLANFDQITFIDGVSIVSTFHNYYNQDTYGLNLNYTDTFFKIWETNLSTSLSYSDTQITKYDAIARNGQSFYYSANNTFQLNKAKTFFFFANYWQSLPSKGGNNSTKNRYSVNAGIKMSLMEKALQMNLSVNDIFKTSGYRGSVYFKDNMQSFDNYWDARRLTFSVTYNFGNQKVKANNRNVNFEEKNRAQ, encoded by the coding sequence ATGAAGAAATCAATACTTTTTGCCTCAGCATTATTTAGTACATTATCTTTTGCCCAGACACAGGATACTGTAAAAGTTCAAAACATAGAAACCGTAACGGTGGATGGAAAGAAAAAAATCATCGAAAGAAAAGTGGACCGTTTGGTCTACAATGTTCAGAATTCGATGGTTTCGGAAGGAAGTTCGGGAACAGAGGTTCTTGCAAACACGCCTTTGCTGAAAGTGGATGAAGAACAAGGCTTGCTTGCGATTGCCGGTAAAAGTGGCGTTTCCGTAATGGTAAATGACCGAATGCTAAATCTTTCCGGCGCTGAACTGATGAACTATCTGAAAAATCTGCGTTCGGAAAATATCTCCAAAATCGAGGTTATCACAACGCCACCTGCAAAATATGAAGCTCAGGGAAACAGTGGAATCATCAATATCATTCTGAAAAAAAATCAGAATCTTGGCTGGAGCGGTTACACCAATACCTATTACCAACAATCCACTTATGGAGGTTTTGGCGGCGCGCTTGGTTTGAATTATCAAAACGAGAAACTAAAATCTTCGGTTAAATTTCGAGGTTATGATAGTGAAAAAAGGTCAGTCGAAAATTATAAAATCATTGGAGAAAGTTCCAGCATCAGTCGTGACGACAGACGTGATATGAATGACGGGCTGGGAATGAATGTAAGTTTGGATTATTCTTTGAGTGAAAAAGCCAATGTTGGATTAATCTATGATTTGGCCAAAGGTCATTCTAATATGGACATCAATTCTGTTTCCCGTTATTTCACTAACGATGTCAATACATTGAATACAGATACAAATTCCAAACACCGCTCCACCTCAACTTCTCAAATGCTGAATCTTTATTATGACCAAAAGTTAGGCGAACATAAATTAAGCTTCGGAGCCAATTATTATGGCAATCTTCCGGAAACCAATGTCAATTTTGTGACCACCGATTTGTCTGATCAATCTGACCAAATTGTAAGAAATCTATCTTCTGTAGATTATAAAATCTATTCCGGACAGGGCGATTTGACACTTAATTTCAAAAACATACAATTGGAAACAGGATTGAAATACAGCCAGTTTTCCAATAATTCTGACATAGGTTATTTTAATTTTACTAATAACAATTACGTCATCGACCCAAAAAGAAGTAACCTTTTCAATTATGATGAGAAAAACTATGCAGCCTATATCAGCGCAAGCAAAGATTTCGGAGAAAAATGGTCGGCAAAATTTGGTTTGCGTTATGAATATGCAGAAACAAAAGGTTTCTCTCCGACGACTCAATCCAGTTCAGAAAATAATTATGGGAAGTTATTTCCAACAGCATATATTTCTTACAAAGCGAATGATAATAATCAATTCAGCATCAATTACTCGAGAAGGATAAACAGACCCTACTTCCGAGCTTTGGACCCGTTCCGTTGGTATTCCAACCCGAATAGTTATTATGCTGGAAATCCAAGTCTTCAGCCTTCATTCAATCATAATTTTGAATTCAATTATATTTTCAAAAGTAAGTTTAATGCAAGTTTATATTATGAAAGAAGTCTTGCCAATTTTGACCAGATTACATTCATTGACGGCGTTAGTATTGTAAGCACTTTTCATAATTATTACAATCAGGATACTTATGGTCTTAATCTTAATTATACTGATACGTTTTTCAAGATTTGGGAAACCAATTTATCGACTTCGCTCAGCTACAGTGACACACAGATAACAAAGTACGATGCTATTGCGAGAAACGGACAATCATTCTATTATTCGGCTAACAATACTTTTCAACTGAATAAGGCAAAAACATTTTTTTTCTTTGCTAATTACTGGCAATCTTTACCTTCCAAAGGAGGAAACAATTCTACCAAAAACAGATATAGTGTAAATGCTGGTATCAAAATGAGTCTAATGGAAAAAGCCTTGCAGATGAATCTTTCCGTAAACGATATCTTCAAAACATCTGGTTATAGAGGAAGTGTTTATTTTAAGGATAATATGCAATCTTTTGATAATTATTGGGATGCAAGAAGATTGACTTTCAGTGTGACTTACAATTTTGGAAATCAAAAGGTGAAAGCCAACAACAGAAATGTCAATTTTGAGGAAAAAAACAGAGCTCAATAG